The following are from one region of the Corylus avellana chromosome ca1, CavTom2PMs-1.0 genome:
- the LOC132169266 gene encoding germin-like protein subfamily 1 member 7 has product MKGFPNYLVALALMALACSIASAYDPAPLQDFCVAVNSSTQAVFVNGKFCKDPKLVIANDFLFRGLNVPRDRILGLNTLGISLARLDFASYGVNPPHTHPHATEILVVVEGTLYVGFVTSNPKNRLFTKVLNAGDVFVFPIGLIHFQFNVRKTNAVAFAGLGSQNPGLITIAKAVFGSNPLINLDVLSKAFQVDKDVIKYLEKQFG; this is encoded by the exons ATGAAAGGGTTTCCTAATTACCTTGTAGCTTTGGCACTCATGGCTTTGGCTTGCTCCATTGCCTCAGCCTATGACCCTGCTCCTCTGCAAGACTTTTGTGTTGCAGTTAACTCTTCCACTCAAGCTG TATTTGTGAATGGAAAGTTCTGCAAGGACCCGAAGCTTGTCATTGCCAATGATTTTTTGTTTCGGGGGCTAAACGTTCCGAG GGACAGAATACTTGGACTCAACACACTAGGGATATCCTTAGCTCGCTTAGACTTTGCATCATACGGCGTAAATCCGCCCCACACTCACCCTCATGCCACCGAGATTCTAGTAGTTGTAGAGGGTACTCTGTACGTTGGTTTTGTCACATCCAACCCAAAGAACCGCCTCTTTACCAAAGTTCTAAACGCAGGAGATGTCTTTGTCTTTCCAATTGGTCTCATTCACTTCCAATTTAATGTAAGAAAGACTAATGCTGTTGCTTTTGCTGGCCTCGGCAGCCAGAATCCAGGTCTCATCACTATAGCAAAAGCTGTCTTTGGATCCAACCCACTTATCAATCTAGATGTTCTCAGTAAGGCCTTCCAAGTGGACAAGGATGTTATTAAATATCTTGAGAAACAGTTCGGTTAG